In Streptomyces sp. NBC_00683, the DNA window TGCCATCACCGGTATCGGTGCCAAGTGCCTCGACGTCGCGAGCGGCGCGAGTGCCGACGGCACGCAGATCCAGTTGTGGACCTGCAACCGTTCGGCAGCCCAGAAGTGGACGGTCGTCGCGGACGACACGCTGCGGGCCTTGGGCAAGTGCATGGACATCAGTGGTGGCGGATCGGCCGACGGCACGAAGGTCCAGCTCTACACCTGCAACGGCACCGGCGCCCAGAAGTGGGTACCTCAGGCCAACGGCACGCTGAGGAACCCACAGTCGGGCAAGTGCCTCGACGCGTCAGGAACCTCCTCGGCGGACGGAACCAAGGTCCACCTCTGGTCATGCCACACCGGTGCCAACCAGAAGTGGGTTCTGCCCTGAGCAACCCCTCGACTCCGTCGGCACCGCGGGAGGCGGCGCCGACGGAACCGGCCGCGACACCGGGCCGGTGACGGCGGCGGGCGCATGACGCCGAAGCGCCCCGCCGCCGTTCCTCCACGTTCCAGGGCGGCATCAGGACGAGGGTGGTCAGGCCGGGATTCAACGACAACGCCAACGCTCAACGTGCCCGACCGATCATCAGGTGTCGCACCGGCCACATCGTTGTTCGAGCAGGTCGCGCTTGATTCTCCCGCCATGCCCCACTGCTGTTCCACCGGCCTTTGAGGCGGGACCTACGGTGCCGACTCCCCGGCCCCGTCGTGACTCGAGGCGGCAGCGGATACAGGGACGGGGCTGTAATAGACGGAGCGTCCCTGCTTGAAGCGCTCCAGCAGCCCATTGGCGACCCCCTGCTCAAGCGTGTTGCGCACCACCGCGACCTGGGGCTTGCGCTGGGGGTGCGACTCGGTCAGGGCGGCAGCCACCTCGGCGGCAGACCTCGGTTCCCGCTGACCGGCGAGGTATCCGGTGACCAACTCACGCCACGTAGGCTCGCCGGAGCCCTTGGACGCCGCGGCCCCGTCGGCGGGAACCTCCTGGACCGCCTGGGACTTCGGCGCGCGTCCCTTCTTCTCCGACGCAGGCTTGCTCTTGGGGCGGCGGGCTGCGGGAACGGACGCCTCCTTGCGGTCCTTGCCCTTGCGCTCCTCCGGCTTTCCGGAACCGCTCAGCACGTCCTGCATCTTGACCAGGACCTGCTCACCCTCCTCCAGCTGGATGAGCTCGTCCTGCAGACGGGTCAACTCGGCACGCGCCCGGTCCTGTTCCTTCCGGTTCGCCGCAAGATCCTCTGTGATCCGCTGCGTGTAGTCCGCGCTGATGGTGGACGTAGGAGTGTTTTCGGACATGCAGTCCTCGGCTTTCGCTGTGTCTCAAACGCCTATCAAGGCTGATGCTACCGACCACAGCGACGGCAACGGCCCAGGAGATACCAATCCACCACGGAAGATGGCTTTTGCGGCGCGCGCTCACAGGGCTCCGCATCCACCGGGAGGGCAGACCTTGACGCCTTACAGCTCCCCGGCGTTGGCGCGAAACTGTGCACACGACGTCGACGCACCATCGTGGTGGCGCGAGGCTCCCCACCTCGTGACGTGCAGTCGTCCACCTGCTCGGACAGCTCCACCGGCGCATGAACTCGCCCTCACGAAAAGGCCGTTCGACGCCTTCTCCCACGGCGCCCGATCCATTGACGTGGCCATGACGTTTGGCTAGCTTCGGAGAGCGCTCTCATGCTGGACGGCGCACCCCCCACTGCGACCAGATGTTTCAGGAGCCTCCTCCATGAAGCCACCGAGAACGGCATCCATCGCTCTCCTCGCCACGCTGACAACGTTATCGACGCTCCTCGTAGGCGGGATGTCGTCCACCGCCGCCGCGGCACCGACGGTCGTGTGCAACAAGTACTGCGACGCGCGGGATCCGGGACTGAGTCCCCAGGACCGTATCCCCGTGACTGCCACGGTCTCCTCGCGGTCGATCGCGCTGCACTTCGACGACGCCGACGCGATGGGGTGGGCGTCCATCGACAACGGCGGACCGAACGACCAAGTCTGGTTGGACCGATCCATGGACGGCGGCCGGACCTGGGCGTCGGGAAGCCGTCTCGGCGACACCGCGGTGCCCGCCGGAGGGCGCGGCTGGCGCACCCAGATGTACAACGTCGACGACTGGAACACCCAGGGCGTCGGCGCTCTTCGGGCCTGCGGGCAGCCTGCCGGAGGCGCCATCGCGTGTACCCCCTGGGCACGCACCACCTGGAACGCGGGCAGCAGAAGCACCGCTGCGGCCACCGCCCTGATGATGTCGTTCGACCGGGGCACCAAACTCTTCGGCGGCAACGGCTGGTGGACCAGCGCCAATGCGCTGACCGCGATCATCGACAACATCCGTATCAGCGGCATGGGCAGCTACACCTACGCCATCGCCGAAACGTACGAGAGGAACCTCAACGCGCAGGGAGGACAGTTCCGGAACGAGTACCTCGATGACACCGGTTGGTGGGGTCTGGCCTGGATCGCCGCGTACGACCTGACCGGCGACCGCCGTTACCTCGACACCGCGCGGGCCGACGCGGACCACATGTACGCCAACTGGAACAGCACCTGTGGCGGTGGGGTCCGGTGGAACACGAACGGCAACTACAAGAACGCCATCACCAACGAGCTCTTCCTCCAGCTCACTTCCGCCCTGCACAACCGCATCCCGGGCGACATCGTCTACCTGGAGCGGGCAAGGAACGAATGGAGCTGGTTCCAGCGGAGCGGCATGATCAACGGTGACCGCATGATCAACGACGGTCTCAACGACTCCTGCGCCAACAACGGTCAGCCCACCTGGACGTACAACCAGGGCGTCATCCTGGGCGCGTTGGCGGAATTCCACAAGGCCACCGGCGACTCCGGCCTCCTGACCACCGCACGCGGACTGGCCGACGCCTCCTCGGTCCGGCTCCAGACCGATGGCGTACTGCGCGAACCCGGCGAGGGCGACAGTTGCACGGGAGACGGCCCGAGCTTCAAGGGTGCCTACGTCCGCGGCCTCGGCACCCTGAACCGCCAGCTGTCCGACCGCCCTTATGCCGCCGCCCTCACCCGCTGGGCGAACAGCGCCTACGACCGTAACCGCAACGCGCTCGACCAGTACGGCCCGCACTGGACCGGGGGCAGCGCCACCACCGACTACGGCTGCCAGCAGAGCGTTCTGGACCTCCTCAATGCCGCTACGGGCTGAGAAGCCGAGGAGTGAACTGACGGCGTGCGGGGGCCGCGTGGGAGACACTCGGCTTTCCGCACCTTGAGGGATGCGCACGGCGGGATCCGGGTCGCGGGATCGGTCCTCCGATCAAATGGCCTGATCGCTGAGGACCTTGGCGTGTTCGCATCGCCACCACGGCACTAGAGTGAGACGGTGACCTCCCTGCCGGAAGACCTGCCGTCACTGATCAGCGAAGACGACCGCGACACGGCCGTGCGGCGCCTGCAGGAGGCGTACACCGAAGGGCACCTCTCTCACGAGGATCTGGACGAACGCCTCCACCAGGTGCTCACCGCCAGGACACGCGGCGACCTCGTGTCGCCTCTGGCCTCGCTCCCGGAGGAGAAGGCAGCCACCACGTCCACGATTGCCGCCGCCGGCGGACGGATCCGGCGGCGCGGCGCATGGCGGGTACCTCGGACCCTCAAGGTCGAATCCGCATTCGGAAGTGTGTCCCTGGACCTGACCCGGGCGGTCATCGAGCATTCGGTGGTGGACATCGAGTTGCAGCTCGGCACCGGCAAGGCCAGGATCACGGTGCCTCGCGACGCGATCGTCGATGTGGAGGGTCTGCACACCGGGTGGAAAGACACGCGCTACAAGGCCCGGCGGCGCTCCCGCCTCGGCGGGCCGAGTATCCGGATCTCCGGGACCATGGGTTTCGGGCGGTTGAAGATCCGCCACGCGTGGCGCTGAGTTCCACCACAAGACCCGGCGGCGTTCCCGCTTCGCCACGAGCCCCTGGTTCACGCGTTCGGGCCGGCACCCCCTGAGGCCGCTTCCGTTCGGTGGATATCAGCGATGCGATCGACGCCGAAGCCGCTGATCAGGAGGCGTTCCTTGCGGTTTCCGGTGAGGAGCTGGCTCCAGTCGACGAATCCGCCGTCGGCGACTTCCAGGTACTGGTCTTCAACACTGGTGTAGATCTTGAAGCACATGCCCGTGTAGTAGCCGCGTCCGGTCGTCCTTTCGGGGTCCTCGACCACACTGATTGCTGGTAGGGCGGCGAGGTCACCACGTACCCGTTCGATGACCGGCCGGCTCGCGTCCTCCAGACAGGTGAGCCGGACCTGCGTGTACTGCGCGCCGGCGGCGGCCAACGCCGCAGCCGCGAACCTCAGGTGTTCGGCCAACTGCTGGTGTTCGAAGGACCGGTTGCCCGTGTCTCGGCCGGCGGTCACCAGGCCGAAGATCTGGAAATGG includes these proteins:
- a CDS encoding glycoside hydrolase family 76 protein, whose translation is MKPPRTASIALLATLTTLSTLLVGGMSSTAAAAPTVVCNKYCDARDPGLSPQDRIPVTATVSSRSIALHFDDADAMGWASIDNGGPNDQVWLDRSMDGGRTWASGSRLGDTAVPAGGRGWRTQMYNVDDWNTQGVGALRACGQPAGGAIACTPWARTTWNAGSRSTAAATALMMSFDRGTKLFGGNGWWTSANALTAIIDNIRISGMGSYTYAIAETYERNLNAQGGQFRNEYLDDTGWWGLAWIAAYDLTGDRRYLDTARADADHMYANWNSTCGGGVRWNTNGNYKNAITNELFLQLTSALHNRIPGDIVYLERARNEWSWFQRSGMINGDRMINDGLNDSCANNGQPTWTYNQGVILGALAEFHKATGDSGLLTTARGLADASSVRLQTDGVLREPGEGDSCTGDGPSFKGAYVRGLGTLNRQLSDRPYAAALTRWANSAYDRNRNALDQYGPHWTGGSATTDYGCQQSVLDLLNAATG
- a CDS encoding DUF1707 SHOCT-like domain-containing protein; translated protein: MTSLPEDLPSLISEDDRDTAVRRLQEAYTEGHLSHEDLDERLHQVLTARTRGDLVSPLASLPEEKAATTSTIAAAGGRIRRRGAWRVPRTLKVESAFGSVSLDLTRAVIEHSVVDIELQLGTGKARITVPRDAIVDVEGLHTGWKDTRYKARRRSRLGGPSIRISGTMGFGRLKIRHAWR